The genomic DNA CAGCGGGAACTTTGCGGAACTGGTGTGCAGCAACTCCCTGGGCGGCGAGGGCGAGCAGCAGAGCAAGGGGCTCCTGCAGGCGGAACTGCGCGCGGTGGGCGGGCTGATCGTCGGGGCCGCGGACGCCTCGAAGCTGCCGGCGGGGAACGCCCTGGCGGTCGAGCGCGACGAGTTCAGCGGGCGCGTGACGCGGGCCGTGCGTGAGCATCCCCTGATCGAGGTGGTGGAGGGCGAGGTCACGGCCGTACCGGACGGCATCGCCGTGATCGCCTCGGGGCCGCTCACGTCCGACGCGCTGGCCGCGGATCTCGCCCGCGTCACCGGCAGCGAGCGCCTCAGCTTCTACGACGCCGCGGCGCCCGTGATCGCCGCCGATTCCATCGACTTCACGGTGGCGTGGCGGGCCGGGCGCTACGAGCAGAGCGCCGACTACGTCAACTGCCCCTTCACCAAGGACGAGTACCTCGCGTTCTTCGCTGCGCTGGAGCAGGCGCGCGCGCACACGCCGCACGACTGGGAGAAGCTGGAGTTCTTCGAGGGCTGCATGCCCATCGAGGAGATCGCCCGGCGCGGCGTGGACACCCCCCGCTTCGGGCCGATGTCGCCCAAGGGCCTGGACGATCCCCGCACCGGTCGCTGGCCGTACGCGGTCGCGCAGCTGCGCCAGGAAGACCGAGAGGGCCGCCTGTGGTCGCTGGTGGGCTTCCAGACCGGCCTGAAGTGGGGTGACCAGAAGGCGGTCGTGCAGCTCATCCCAGGCCTTCAGAACGCCGAGATCGTCCGTTACGGGGTGATGCACCGCAACACCTACCTGAACGCGCCGCAGGTGCTCGACGCGACGCTGGGCCTGCGCGCCGACCCGCAGACGCTTGTGGCAGGTGTGCTGGCCGGCACCGAGGGCTACCTGGAGTCCGCCGCGACCGGGTGGCTGGCCGGCACGAACGCCGCGCGGCTCGCGCTGGGCCGCGCTCCGCTGGTGCCGCCGGCCGAGAGCATGCTGGGCGGCCTGGTGCGCTACCTCGCCACCGCGAATCCGCAGGGCTTCCAGCCCATGAACGTGAACTGGGCGCTGGTGCCGGAGCTGCCGGCCACGGTGAATCCCACGACCGGCAAGGTGCGCAAGCTGGGCAAGCGCGAGAAGCGCCCCCTGCTGTACCGCCGCGCGCTGGAGGCCTTCGCCGCGTGGGCACGGGACGAGGCCGGGCTGGACGTGACTCCGCCCACGTGGCCCGCCGTGACGCAGGACGAGCCCGCCGTTCTCGCCACCTGAGACGCAACTTCTCCCGCGCCCATCCCGTACCGCTGGCATGACCGCCCTGCTGATCGTCGGGATCGTCGTGCTGGGGACTGTGTTTGTCGTCCGGTGGGTTGCCACGGCGGCGCGTCGCGGCGGCTGGTCGGCGGGGAACAGTCCGGAGACGTGGACGGCTGGCAGCGGTCTGGACGTCTGGACCAGCGCTGACGATGAAGACCGCTCCCACACTCACTCCACGGGTGGACATGACTCCGGTGGGGACGGCGGCGGTGATTCGGGCGGCGGGGATTCCGGCGGATCGTCCGGCGACAGCTGACGCCGGCCGGGAACGGCGTTCCCGACGCTGCCGCGACCGTGCCGCGCTCACCATCAACGCCGGTTTTCGCTTATGGTGTGGGCGTGAATCCAGCCGAACCGGTGCTCATCTACGGCCTGGGCCGCAGCGGCCGGGGGGTTGCCCGTTTCCTGGCGGCGCACGGCCTTCGCCCTGAGTGGCTCGACGCCCGTCCCGGCCCCGAGGACGACGCCCTGACCCGCGACCTGGGGCTGGAACGCGGCGATCCGCAGCGCGCCTACGCCACAGTGATCGCCGCGCCCGGCGTGCCCATCGACCACCCGGACCTGGAGGCGCTGCGCGCGCACGGCGCGGAGGTGATCGGGGAGGTCGCCCTGGCCGCCCGGATGCGCCCGCACCTGCCGATGGTCGGCGTGACCGGCACGGCCGGCAAGGGCAGCACCACCGTGCTGATCGCCCACCTGCTGCGGGAGTGCGGTGTGAACGCGCGGGAGGGCGGCAACATCGACCCGCCGCTGCTGGACGTGGTGGACGCCGCGGAGGTCGCGGTGGTGGAACTGTCGAGCTTCCAGCTCGAGCGCGTGCCCGGCCTGCGCCTCCCGGTGGCCGTGATCACGAACCTGGGGGTGGATCACCTCGACCGGCACCGCACCGTGGAGGCGTACCACGCCGCGAAACTCGCCATCACCGCCGGGCAGGACCCGGGCGACGTGCTGGTCGTCCCGGCCGGGCTGGACGTGCCCACCCGCGCGGCCTTGCGGTCCTTTGGCGCCGCCCACCTGCGTCTTGCGGACGGCACCGAGGTTTTGCCCGTCGGCGACCTGCCGGACGGCATTCATCCCGCAAACGCCGCCGCCGCGCTGCTCGCGGTGGAGGCCATGCTCGGGTTTCTGGGCCACCCCGTGGACGCCGGCGGGCTCGCGGCGGCCCTGCGCTCGGCCCGGCCGGTGTCCGGGCGCTTCGAGACGGTCGCCCACGTCGGGGACGTCCAGTTCGTCGAGGACTCCATCGCCACGCGCACCATTGCCGTGCAGGCTGCGCTGGAACGCGCCCGGCCGCCCATCGCGTGGCTGGTCGGCGGGCGGGACAAGGGCGCGGAGCTGGAGCCGCTACGCGCCGCCGCGCAGGGCCGCGTGCACCGCGTGATCGCCTTTGGGCAGGATGGCCCCGCGCTGGCCGCCGGTCTGGGCCTGCCCCATGACACCGTGAGCGGCGCGGACGGCGACGAGACCATGCGCCTCGCGGTGCGTGCCGCGCTGGACGCCCTGCCGGGCCACGGCACGGTGCTGCTCGCCCCGATCGGCACGAGTTTCGACCAGTTCCGCGATTACAAGGCGCGGGGCGACGCCTTCCGCCGCGCCGCGCAGGCCCTGGTGCCGGACGGCGCGGTGCCCGCCGGAGCGTCCGCGTGAGCCTGCAGCTCCTGATCGCGCAGGTGCTGCTGCTGGGGCTGGGCCTGCTCGGCGTGGCGGCGGTGCGCCCGGACTTGATCCTCGACCACGGCGGCAAGATCGTGCTCAGCCTGCTTCTCACGGCGCTGGTGGCCCGGCTGCGGCCGCGCGCGTACCTGCGGCTCGGGCCGGCGTTCTGGGGCTTCACGCTGCTGCTGCTGGTGCTGGTCCTGTTCATCGGCGTGGGCAGCGCGGAGAGTTCCGCCACCAAGCGCTGGCTGGACTTTCCCGGCCTGCGCTTCCAGCCCTCCGAACTCGCCAAGCTGGGGCTGGTGCTGATGCTCGCGTCGTTCTTCTCGCGCCGGGGCGTGCAGCACAAGCTGATCAGCGCCACCGCCATGATCGTCGTCACGACTGGGCTGGTCTTCGTGGAACCGGACCTGGGGTCCAGCGTGCTGATCTTCGGGCTGGGCATCGTGGTCATGTACGGAGCGGGCGTGCGGATCAGCAACATCGCCGGGTTCATGCTGGCGCTGGGCCTGGTGTCCATCCCGATTGCCGGCGTGTACCTGGAAAAGCACCCCTACATCGCTGACCGCCTGTTCGGACACATGAACCGCGAGGAGATCACGAAGGTGGGCCTCGACCAGATCGGGTACGCGCACCGCGACATGACCTTCGGCGGGCTGTGGGGCCAGGGCCCGGACGGCCTGCGCTTCGAGTACTTCGCCGCGCACACCGACATGATCGTGGCGGCGGTGGGCTTCACGTCCGGCCTGCTCGGCGTGGCCATGATCCTGCTCGCGTACTGGCTGATCATGCAGACTGCGCTGGAGACCTCGCAGCTGGCCGCCCGTATCCGCCCGATGACCGCCGAGATCCACGGCGCCAGCATCCTGGCGACCGGCGCGATGTTCATGATCGTGGGGCAGGCGGTCGTGAACCTGCTGGTGGCCGCCGGCTTCTTCCCGGTCACGGGCGTGCCGCTGCCGCTGGTCAGTTACGGTTTTTCCAGCATGCTCACCATGAGCGTCGCGCTGGGCCTGATCCACTCGGCGCTGCGCGAGGTGCGCCGCAACCTGCCCGCGGAAGTGAACGAGGCCGACGTGGTCGCCCTGCCCGCCGACTGACGCCGGGCGTTCACAGCCAGCGGTCTGTGTAGGCGTCCAGCCGCTCCCGGTCGAAGGAGGGGAGGGCCAGCCCCACGTAGCCGTCCGGCCGGATGACGTATATGGCGTCCTGCGCCAGCCCGGCCCGCTTCGCGCGGGCGCTGAAGGGAAACGCGCGGAGCGGCAGGTCGCGGACCCCGCACCATGTCAGCAGCGCGGGGTCCGGCGTACCGTACACGTGCACCTGCCACGACAGGCTCCGCAGCGCAGCGAAGTTGTCGCCCTCGCCCGCCGCGCCGCGCACCCACGGCAGCCGCTGGCCGCCCGCGATCCGCCCGGCCCGGCCCTCACTGAGTGGACTGTCCGGGTAGTGCAGCCGCGTCTGCGAGATGGTCAGAAACAGGAAGCGCCGCATGGGCCGGAAGTGCATCACGCGCGGCATCACCAGCGGCACCAGCACGGTGCGCACCCACCCCGCCAGCGCGGACGGGTTGACCACGGTCGTGAAAATCCGGTCCGTGGTGTTCACCAGCGACAGCGCGAAGGGCCGCCGCTCGGCGTCGTACGTGGTCAGCGCCGCCGGCCGCCCCCGCACCGCCTGCGCGAGTTTCCACGCGAGGTTCGACGCGTCCCCCAGCCCGGTGTTCATGCCCTGCCCGCCCACCGGCGTGTGCACGTGCCCGGCGTCCCCCAGGATGAAGGCCCGGCCGCGCTGGAAGGTGTCGGCCACGCGGTGGTGCACGCGGTACGTGGCGAACCAGTGCACCGCCGACACGCCCGCCAGCCGCGACGCCTCCAGCTGCGGCTGCACCGCCGGGAAGCCCACCGCCTCGTCCACGCCGGGCGGATACTCGCCCACCACGCGGTAGCGGTCCGGCTGCGGCATGGGGAAGAACGCCAGGAACTGGTGCGAGTCCAGTGAGAGGTTCAGGTTGCCCTCGCGCACGGCGCCGTGGGCGTCCACGTCGGCCACGAAGAAGCGCTGGCTGTACGTGCCGCCGCTCAGGGAAATGCCCAGGGCGTGGCGCACCACGCTGCCCGCGCCGTCGCACGCGGCCACGTAGGCGGCGCGCACGCCCTCGTCCTGCCCGGCGCGGCGGAACATGACGGTCACGCCGTCCTCGCCTTGCGTCACGGCCATCACCTCGGTCTGCCAGTCCACGGTCACGCCCAGCCGCGACAGCTCGGAGACGAGCAGTTCCTCGTTCTGGTCCTGCGTGAGGATGTACAGGTACGGGTGCGGCGTGAGGTCGTCTCCGACGTCCTTCAGGCGAACGGCCGCCCGCTGCATGCCCCGCACGAACAGGCTGATCCGGTCGAAGTGCCGCCCGCGGCGGAGCGCCTCCTCCCCGATGCCGAGCTGGTCGTAGAACTCCAGCGTCCGCGCCTGCACGGCGATGGCGCGCGTTTCCAGCACCGGCCCGGCCTTCAGGTCGGCCACGCGCACCCGCACGCCCAGCCGCGCGAGCCACAGCGCCAGCATCAGGCCCGTCGGTCCGGCCCCCGAGATCACCACGTCCGTCCCGCTCCCGGTCATGACTGTCACCTCTGCCTCAGGGTAGTCCTGCGCGGCCCCTCAGGTGGAGTGGCCGGCCCGGCGCTGCCGGCCGACCTCGTACCGCAGGACCGAGCCGGCCGCCGCGACGTTCAGCGAGGACGCCGAGCCGTGCATGGGAATCCGGACGACGTGGTCGCAGGCCGCCAGGAAGGCCCGGCTCAGTGGGTGGGCGTCGGCGTCCACCGCGCCGTCCTCGGCCGCGCCGATCAGGGGCACGTCCCCCAGCGCGCCGCGCAGCGAGTCGCGCCACGCCAGTACGTCTGGCACGCGCTCCATCTGCACCACCGGCACCGCGAAGAACGATCCGGTGGACGCGCGGATCACCTCCGGGTCGTACACGTCGGCCGCGTGGCCCACCACGATCAGCCCGTGTCCGCCCAGTGCGTCGATGGACCGCAGCAAGCTCCCCAGGGTGCCGGGCAGGCCTGGCCGGTCGATCACCACCACGCACAGGTCGGGGCGGGACTGCTGCCGTCCCGGATCGTCGGCAGGGATGGGCAGCACCGCGATCAGCTCCGACCGGTCGTGCCGGTCGCTGAGTTCGGCCATCCCGGCGTCCGGCAGCGTGTCGTGCACCTCGGCGCCGGCGCGCTGCACCACGCCCTGCGCCCACGCGGACAGCGGGCGCTCGCTCGAATGCGCCAGCGCCCGCACCCGCCAGCCGTGCGCGAGCGCCAGCGTGATCGCGCGGACACCCTCCACGAAGAACTCGCCGTGCCGGTGCCGCTTGTCCTGGCTGCGGCGCAGCGTCTGGAGGTGCTGGAAGGCCGCTCCCCGTGACCGGAGGTGAACAGTGCGCGCCCTGTCTCCCGACCCTACGCGGTGACGTGCTGCGCGGCGAGACGATCTGCGGCGGGTTCCACCGCCCTGGAGGCGTCACTGATGGAGACCGGCGGCTCCTCTGGCCCTCACATGTTGTGCAGCACGTTCATGATGTCGCCGTCCTTCATCACATAGTCCTTGCCCTCGGTGCGGACCCAGCCCTTGCTCTTGGCCGCAGCCCACCCGCCGGCCTCCACCATCTTGTCCCACTCGATGACCTCGGCGCGGATGAAGCCGCGTTGCAGGTCGCTGTGGATCTCGCCGGCGGCTTCCGGGGCGGTCTCGCCCCGGTGAATCGTCCACGCGCGGACCTCCTTCTCGCCGGACGTGATGAAGGTGATCAGGCCCAGCGTCTCGTATCCGACCTTCACGAGCTGGTCCAGGCCGCTCTCCTCGACGCCCAGATCGTGCAGGAACGCGCGCGCCTCGTCCTCGGGCATCTCGGCCAGTTCGCCCTCGATCTGCGCGCTGATCTTCACGACCTGCGCGCCCTCGGCCGCCGCGTACTCGCGCACCCGCTGGACGTGTGCGTTGTCCTGCGTCAGGTCGTCCTCGCCCACGTTCGCCACGTAGATCACGGGCTTGATGGTGATCAGACCGAACTCCTTAGGAATCGGCGCGTCGTACGATCCGGCCCGCGCCGGCCGGCCCGCGCCCAGCACCTTCAGGATCGCCTCGGCGAGGTCGAGCTGCTCGCGGGCGTCCTTGTCGCCGCCCTTGGCCTTCTTGCTCAGGCCCTGCACGCGCTTTTCCAGGCCCGCGAGGTCCGCGAGGATCAGCTCGGTGTTGATGGTCTCGATGTCGTCGATGGGATCGACGCGGTTTGCCACGTGAATGACGTTGCCGTCCTCGAAGCAGCGCACCACGTGCGCGATCGCGTCGGTCTCGCGGATGTTCGCCAGGAACTGGTTGCCCAGCCCCTCGCCCTGGGACGCGCCCTTCACGAGCCCGGCGATGTCCACGAATTCCACGAAGGTCGGAATGATCGGCGGTACCCGGTCCCCCTTCGTGAAGACCTTGCTCAGCGCGGCGAGGCGCTCGTCCGGCACCGTGACGCGGCCGACGTTGGGTTCGATGGTGGCGAAGGGGTAGTTCGCGGCGAGCGCCCCCGCGCGCGTGATGGCGTTGAACAGCGTGCTCTTCCCGACGTTCGGCAGTCCGACAATTCCGATGGCTAGTCCCATGCTCCTGACTCCTTCACTCGCCGGACTTGAGCGCCCAGGCGAGGCAACCCTGACAGTGTACGGGATGCCCACACGGGCGCGCCGGGAATGGCGCGGGCAGGTCCGGGCCGCAGCACCCGTGCGCCAGGGCGGCCGGCGGGGTTCACGTCCTCATCTCCGCTGGGCATTGATGAAGCGCGCTTGGCCGTTGACCTACCCGGCTCCCGACCCCAGGCGCTATCATCAAGGACCAAATCCACCAGCCTGTGTTCCCGGTGTGCACTCCCTGGTCTCCTGTCTTCGGACCCACCCACACCCGGAAGAGGCACGCATGGACAAGCTCACTGCGAAGGTGGAGCACGCCCGTCTGACCGAACTCCACCGCCACGCCATCGTCGGCACGCCCCCAGAGCGGACCTTCGACCTGATCGCTGCGGGCGCCGCCCGCCTCGCCCACACCCCGATCGCGCTCGTGACGTTCGTGGACACCCACCGCCAGTGGATCAAGGCGGCCGTGGGTGCCGACCTCCAGAACACGCCGCGCGACGTGGCGTTCTGCACGCACGCCCTCGCGTCCTCCCAGGTGCTGGTGGTGCCGGACACCACGCAGGACGCCCGGTTCCGGGACAATCCCCTGGTGACCGGCGCACCGCACCTGCGCTTCTACGCCGGCGCGCCCATCATGACCGGCGGCGTGGTTCTCGGCACCGTCTGTGTGCTGGACACGCAGCCCCGCCACCCCACCGACCACGACCTGCAGGGTCTCGCGCAGCTTGCCCGGATCACGGCGAACCTGCTGGAGCACCGGCGGCTCGGCACGCCCTACGCCACCGTCACCGCGGGCCTGCCCATCGCGTTTCTGGTGGTGGACGGCCAGGGCGGCGTGACCCGTGTGAACGCCGCCGCGACCCCCGCCCCGAGCACCCCGTGGGACACGGCCGGCCGGGACCTCACGGAGGTGCTGCCGGTCCGCTGGAGCGAGGGCCGACATGAGGACGAGATCCGCGGCGCGCTCGCCCGCGGCACGCCCTGGACCGGCCGCGTGACCCTGGCCGCCCCGGACGACGCGGGCGTGGAGGCCATGCTGACGGTGGTGCCCTCCCGGCTCGGCCACAGCGCCGCCCTGTACGTGTGGAACTACCAGGACTGAGCGTGGTCCCGGCGCGGCCGGGCACGGCGCCATTCAGGGCGTGAACGGGAGGGTGGCCGGAACGAGCCGCCGCAGGTCGTGGATGACCGGCTTGCCCAGGTCCGGATACCCGAGCGTCTGCACCGTTCGCTCTCCGAAGCTGCCGAGCAGGAGGGATCTCTGCCCGTCCGGTGTGGGCTGCGGCAGGCACGTGATCTCACGCCCACCCGCAGGGCGCGCATGATCCGGCGGCCGTCATCTGGCGGCACGGCCAGCATGGCCTGATGCAGGGGAATGGTCGTGTCGGCCATGTTCGCAGGGGACACGCTCGGGTCGGACACCGGCCTCAACGCCGGGGCGCATGAATGGCGGATCAGATCACCCGGCCCAGATGACCCGAGACCAGGGCGCTCAACTCGTCCACCAGACCGGCGTGGACGCGGCGGTGGCCGCCAGTGCGCAGCATCCGCCCGGCGACCTCGACCTCCAGCGTGAAGCGCGGCTCGCCCCCTTGCCCGCTCACCACGCAGATGATGCCGGGACATACATCGTCCAGGAGGGCCAGATGGTTCCGGCTGTCCGGTGGAAGCAGGTGGGACAGTTGCGTGAGGGTGACGGGCAGGCTGGTCATGCGGTCAGGATGCCGGGCTGGCCCTCAGTGCGCCCTGACAGCCGCCAAGGATGAAGGGGGAGAGGGGGCCGCCCACGCCACCCGCTCCGGGCCGTAGTCTTGTGCCATGTCCGGTTCCCCAATCCGGCGTGACGTCCCGGTGTGCCGGAGGGCGGCGCGGTGACTCCCGTGGTGCTGGTCACGCCCCGCCTGCACCTGCGGCCCCTGAGCGCGGCGGACGCTCCGGTGCTGGCCGCGTACCGGGCCGATCCGGCCGTGGCGGCCTTTCAGGGATGGACGCTGCCCTACACGCCACAGCACGCGCACGCGCTGATCGCGGAGATGGCTGGGAAGCAGCTGGGCGATGCAGGCTGGGTGCAGTACGGCGTGTCCCTCCCGGGGGGCGCGCTGGTCGGGGACGTGGCGCTGCGGACGCACGGTGCCCAGGCAGAATTCGGCGTGACGCTCGCGCCGTCCGCGCATGGCCGTGGGTACGCCACAGAGGCGGGGGCCGCCGTGATCGCGCACGCGTTCGGGACGCTGGGCCTTCACCGCCTGCACGCGAGCATCGACCCGCGCAACGTGCCCGTGGCGCGGCTGCTGGTCCGGCTGGGGTTCCGGCACGAGGGCACCCTGGTCGAGGCGTACGAGCACCGGGGCGCGTGGACCGACGACGCCCTGTACGGCCTGCTGCGCCGCGAGTGGGCCTCGCCGGACTGACCCGGCCTCAGGCGGGAGCCGGCGCGACCATCACGCGGTTGCGGCCGGCGGCCTTCGCGGCGTACAGCGCAAGGTCCGCGGCCTTGAGGGTGGCGGTGACGTCCTGCACGCCGTCAAGGGCGGCCACGCCGAAGCTGCCGGACATCACCAGCCCCGGCGCCAGGGTGCTCCACGCGGCGCGGTGCAGCGTGTCGCGCAGCCGCGCGCACACCGCGGCCGCGGCGCCCACCGGCACGTCCGTGAGGATCACGATGAACTCCTCGCCGCCCAGGCGCGCGAGCAGGTCCTGGGCGCGCAGTTCGGCGCTCAGCAGGCGCGTCGCCTCGATCAGCACGGCGTCCCCGACCAGGTGGCCGTAGGTGTCGTTCACGCGCTTGAACAGGTCGAGGTCCAGCAGCGCGATCGCGCTGGGGTGGCCCTGCTGGGCCCGGTCGTGCAGGCGGCCCAGCACCTGCATGGCCCGCGTGCGGTTGGGCGCGCCGGTCAGCGGATCGCGCAGCGCGGCTTCGGCCAGCGCCTGGGCGCGCACCTCGGCCTCGCGGGCCTGCTGCTCCACCTGCCCGACCAGGGCGCGCTGCTGGTGGTAGTCGCGGTACAGGTGCTCCACGCCGCGCGTCACGGCCTGCTGCGTCTCGAAGGCCTCGCGGTAGCGGCCGGCGCGGGCGTAGGCGTCGGCGAGCGTCTCGCGCGAGCGCACCTCCCACAGGCCGGACGCGGCGAAGTACTGCACGGCCTGCTCCGCGTCGCGGATGGCGCCCTCGGGATGCCCGGAGAGGGAATGCACGCGGCTGCGGTCGAGCAGCGCGCGGCCGTACAGCACCGGCAGGTCCGCGGTGTTCGTGAGCTGCACGTGCTCGTCGGCGAGCGAGCGGGCGGTGTGCAGGTTGCCCTGCCACAGGGCGTAGCGGGTCAGGGCGTCCAGCACGCCGGCTGCGTCCACCGCCGCCATGCCGCCCGACGACTGCGCGGCGCGGCGCAGGCTCGCCGCGGAGACCTGCACCTGGGCCTCCACCACCGCCCGCTGTTCGGGCAGGACGGTGCCGGCCAGCAGCGACTCCGAGGCGCTGACCACCAGGTTGATGTGGAAGGTGCTGTTCAGGTGCGTGGAGTCCGGCGTGGCCAGGCTGTGCATGTGCGGCGACTGCAGCAGTGCCAGCAGCAGCGCCAGCGCCGCGCCGTACTCCCGGCGCTCCAGCTCGTAGTGCGAGGCGTTGATGGCGACCAGCGCCACGCCGCGGGCGTCTCCGGCCTCGCGCGCCAGGGTGTCGGCCAGCGCGAAGCGGGTGCTGGCGCCCAGGTCGTCGTAACTGTCGGCCTGCACCAGCGCCAGCGCCACGTGCGCCTTGACCTGCAGCGGCGGGTCCCCGCTGGACCGCGCCAGTTCCAGGCACGTCAGGGCGTGCGACATCGCCATGCCCAGCTCGCCCAGGTCGAGGGCCAAGTACACCGCGTCGCGGTGCAGCAGCGCGCGGTCGGTCATGGTCAGGTCCGTGCGCTCGGCAAGCTGACGCTCCGCGTCCTGAAGCTCCATGCGCCGGGACGGCACGAGCGGCCCGGCCGTCACGACGGACCCCCGCCGCAGCCGCACAGCGCCACGAAGGCCTCGACGATGCCCGGGTCGAACTGCGTGCCCGCGCTACGCCGCAGCTCCGCGACGGCGGCGGCGTGCGGCCACGCGCGCTTGTACGGCCGCTCGCTGACCAGCGCGTCGTACACGTCCGCCACGCTGAAAATGCGGGCCAGCAGCGGAATCTGCGTGTCCCGCAGGCCGTCCGGATACCCGGTGCCGTCCCAGCGCTCGTGGTGGGACCGCACCACCGCCCGCACCTCACGCGGTACGAAGCACTCGTCGCGCAGCAGGTCGTCGCCGGTCACCGCGTGCTGCTGCATCAGTTGCCGCTCGTCCGGCGTGAGCGGCCCCGGCTTGAGCAGGATCGCGTCGGGCACCGTGACCTTGCCGATGTCGTGCAGGTACGCGCCCCAGCGCAGGTGCTGGATGGACGCCGCGTCCAGCCCCAGCGCCTCGCCCAGCCGCACCGCCAGGATGGTCACGCGGTCGGTGTGGCCGAAGGTCTCGCCGTCGCGGCCCTCGATCACGCGGCCCATGGCGCGCAGCGCCGCCTCGCGCGTCTGGCGCAGGTGCTCCAGGCCCGCCGCGCGTTCCAGCGCGTGCTCGATGCGCGCCGCGACCGCGTCCAGCAGGGTCAGGAGTTCCGCCGGGATGTCCACCCGCTCCCGCAGGTTCATCAGCGCGAGCACGCCCACTGCCCGCCCCCCGACGTGCAGGGGCGCCGCCACCGCCGAGCGCAGGAGGATCACGTCCGGCCGCGCGAACGGCGACGACCGGTAGTCCGGCACCGCGAGGCTGCGCCCCGTGGCGAGCACGTGCGCGATCATGCCCCGCGCCGGCTGGGGCGTGCCCAGCACCGTCTCCACCCGCGGGCGGAAGCG from Deinococcus metalli includes the following:
- a CDS encoding GGDEF domain-containing protein, which gives rise to MTAGPLVPSRRMELQDAERQLAERTDLTMTDRALLHRDAVYLALDLGELGMAMSHALTCLELARSSGDPPLQVKAHVALALVQADSYDDLGASTRFALADTLAREAGDARGVALVAINASHYELERREYGAALALLLALLQSPHMHSLATPDSTHLNSTFHINLVVSASESLLAGTVLPEQRAVVEAQVQVSAASLRRAAQSSGGMAAVDAAGVLDALTRYALWQGNLHTARSLADEHVQLTNTADLPVLYGRALLDRSRVHSLSGHPEGAIRDAEQAVQYFAASGLWEVRSRETLADAYARAGRYREAFETQQAVTRGVEHLYRDYHQQRALVGQVEQQAREAEVRAQALAEAALRDPLTGAPNRTRAMQVLGRLHDRAQQGHPSAIALLDLDLFKRVNDTYGHLVGDAVLIEATRLLSAELRAQDLLARLGGEEFIVILTDVPVGAAAAVCARLRDTLHRAAWSTLAPGLVMSGSFGVAALDGVQDVTATLKAADLALYAAKAAGRNRVMVAPAPA
- a CDS encoding HD domain-containing phosphohydrolase, which gives rise to MPTPALSEVSWTRRQPKPALDVASVVLLAQSAADAFTRCVEQALRTTRATTSTVMLLRPERDMLEVVAAAGHLASEARGRFLARGEALGWRVIDSGKAQLVEQAHIEPEAAFVSGRRSPGMYLGVPLIDPDGRVLGVLTADTTGSDERLTEADAAALLLLGQAAGVAFSRWQALDHARQHARQAERLATLSARLEQLTSPAEIAREGLHTLLELSGFTTGIAVNLDDGGLVNLTVLEGDDRFRPRVETVLGTPQPARGMIAHVLATGRSLAVPDYRSSPFARPDVILLRSAVAAPLHVGGRAVGVLALMNLRERVDIPAELLTLLDAVAARIEHALERAAGLEHLRQTREAALRAMGRVIEGRDGETFGHTDRVTILAVRLGEALGLDAASIQHLRWGAYLHDIGKVTVPDAILLKPGPLTPDERQLMQQHAVTGDDLLRDECFVPREVRAVVRSHHERWDGTGYPDGLRDTQIPLLARIFSVADVYDALVSERPYKRAWPHAAAVAELRRSAGTQFDPGIVEAFVALCGCGGGPS